A region from the Parvibaculum sp. genome encodes:
- a CDS encoding DUF6538 domain-containing protein, translating into MALTMARPFKHRKTGVYWFRKAVPQDLRGIIGKTEINKTLDTKDAAVARTRHAEMAVTVEREWQEHRRRQALLSGPMLDEVDNETIARAGKVYYAALLEEDEEVRLDGFSDEPRLPLERPDDPEAANDLIARDGFKRPTFDARQADREWLDAHNRAQWARGTIDPFYAGEVDEVMSWPQFGIRLAPNSPSRKFIARALQSAAINAEKARRERDQGEPIETPLMPEPAAASHSRPERASSKPKNGETITSLLADWWKEAQATGTKPSTYDSYARTVKYFITFLGHDDATHVAPADVVAFKDHRLASINPRTNKPVLPKTVMDSDLVALKSLFGWAVINHRVPSNPATGISIKRARVRNLQRDPGFTDEEAAALLKAADLYTPGNEHPKTAAGKRWLPWLMAYTGARVGEVAQLRKQDIKLVDGMWIIHITPEAGTVKTDKPRWVTVHLHLIEKGFPEFVTSASPGHLFLTPSAEGDVLGPLQGLKNRLAELARSIVTDPRVAPNHGWRHRFRAQWRLAELSMDDNEFIQGWSSGKSSARYGMTHYVMVAKSMAKFPRQDITRSAPQDAVPAPVNTL; encoded by the coding sequence CCGAAAGGCGGTCCCGCAGGACTTGCGCGGTATCATCGGCAAGACCGAGATCAACAAGACGCTAGACACCAAGGACGCCGCCGTGGCCCGAACGCGCCACGCGGAGATGGCTGTTACCGTTGAGCGTGAGTGGCAGGAGCACCGCAGGCGACAAGCTCTCCTGTCCGGCCCCATGCTGGACGAAGTGGACAACGAGACGATCGCGCGCGCTGGGAAAGTCTATTACGCCGCTCTCCTCGAAGAAGACGAGGAGGTGCGGCTCGATGGCTTCAGTGATGAGCCTCGGCTTCCCCTTGAACGGCCTGACGACCCTGAAGCGGCGAACGATCTCATAGCCCGAGATGGCTTCAAACGGCCGACCTTCGACGCGCGGCAGGCGGATCGCGAATGGCTGGACGCCCACAACCGAGCACAATGGGCTCGCGGCACCATCGATCCCTTTTATGCTGGGGAAGTGGATGAGGTCATGTCCTGGCCGCAGTTCGGCATCCGCCTCGCTCCCAACTCCCCAAGCCGTAAATTCATCGCCCGAGCCCTTCAGAGCGCAGCTATCAACGCCGAGAAGGCCCGCCGGGAGCGCGATCAGGGCGAACCTATCGAAACGCCGCTGATGCCTGAGCCTGCGGCTGCCAGTCATTCAAGACCAGAACGCGCATCCTCGAAGCCGAAGAATGGGGAAACAATCACATCGCTGCTGGCCGACTGGTGGAAGGAAGCCCAAGCCACGGGGACGAAACCCAGCACGTATGACAGCTACGCGCGTACGGTGAAGTATTTCATCACCTTCCTCGGGCACGACGACGCAACCCATGTGGCTCCTGCGGACGTGGTGGCATTCAAGGATCACCGCTTGGCGTCGATCAACCCGAGGACCAACAAGCCGGTTTTACCCAAGACCGTCATGGATAGCGATCTTGTGGCGCTGAAGTCCCTGTTCGGCTGGGCTGTGATCAACCACCGGGTGCCCTCGAACCCGGCAACCGGCATTTCCATCAAGCGCGCCCGAGTACGCAATCTCCAGCGTGACCCCGGCTTCACGGATGAGGAAGCTGCCGCCCTTCTGAAGGCTGCGGACCTGTATACTCCGGGCAATGAGCATCCGAAAACCGCTGCGGGCAAACGATGGCTGCCTTGGCTCATGGCGTACACTGGCGCTCGGGTAGGCGAAGTTGCTCAGCTTCGGAAGCAAGACATAAAGCTGGTAGACGGTATGTGGATCATCCACATCACCCCGGAGGCGGGAACCGTGAAGACCGACAAGCCTCGATGGGTTACCGTACACCTCCATCTGATCGAGAAGGGATTTCCCGAGTTTGTGACTTCGGCATCACCCGGCCACTTGTTCCTCACGCCATCTGCCGAGGGGGACGTGTTGGGGCCACTTCAAGGCTTGAAGAACAGGCTTGCCGAGCTGGCGCGCAGCATCGTAACGGACCCTAGGGTGGCCCCCAACCACGGCTGGCGTCACCGCTTTCGTGCTCAATGGCGACTGGCCGAGCTGTCGATGGACGATAACGAGTTCATTCAAGGGTGGAGTTCAGGAAAGAGCAGCGCCCGATATGGCATGACTCATTACGTA